One window of Bacillus sp. THAF10 genomic DNA carries:
- a CDS encoding nitroreductase, with the protein MEKSNLAQIIRDRRSIKAGYTDKEVKGETVLKLLNDAVWAPNHGLREPWRFIFVSAAEKEGFVENLVKTFPAEMQENRRNYFSQPAAFLIVVMKEDPRQKQWEENFGAVSSLIQNFQLLAWEQQLGVVWKTNPHIYDPKVHQLLDVKPGEKVVGFLHLGYFDKMPPMRERTPAEVKWTVYKG; encoded by the coding sequence ATGGAAAAATCAAATTTAGCACAAATCATCCGCGATCGTCGTTCAATAAAAGCGGGATATACAGATAAAGAAGTGAAAGGAGAAACCGTACTAAAACTCTTAAACGATGCGGTGTGGGCACCAAATCACGGCTTGCGTGAGCCTTGGCGCTTTATCTTTGTATCGGCAGCTGAGAAAGAGGGCTTTGTGGAAAACTTGGTCAAAACCTTCCCAGCCGAGATGCAGGAAAACAGAAGAAATTACTTTAGCCAGCCTGCAGCATTCCTCATTGTCGTCATGAAAGAGGACCCTCGACAAAAGCAATGGGAAGAGAATTTTGGCGCTGTCAGCTCGCTTATTCAAAACTTCCAACTCCTTGCATGGGAACAGCAGCTTGGCGTAGTGTGGAAAACAAATCCCCACATCTATGATCCAAAAGTGCATCAACTGTTAGACGTAAAGCCGGGAGAAAAGGTGGTAGGATTTTTGCATTTGGGGTATTTCGATAAGATGCCACCGATGCGAGAGCGAACGCCTGCTGAGGTGAAATGGACGGTTTATAAGGGGTAA
- a CDS encoding GNAT family N-acetyltransferase, with product MNPILKEFPAEFTTERLLIRMPLPGDGAVVHNAIHTSLVDLQPWMIFAQREQSLEEVEANIRESHAQFLQRKDLRLLVFLKETGEFVASSGLHRIDWSIPKFEIGYWVDSRFSGKGYITEAVEGISRFAFDELQAKRVEIRCDSNNAKSRGVAERAGYTLEGILKNNDRDVNGELRDTCVYGMTR from the coding sequence ATGAACCCAATTTTAAAAGAATTCCCAGCAGAGTTTACAACAGAAAGGCTGCTCATTAGAATGCCGTTGCCAGGAGATGGTGCGGTGGTACATAACGCCATTCATACCTCTCTAGTTGACTTGCAGCCATGGATGATTTTTGCCCAACGCGAGCAGTCCCTAGAAGAAGTAGAGGCAAACATCCGAGAAAGCCACGCCCAATTTTTACAACGCAAGGATTTACGATTGCTCGTTTTTTTAAAAGAGACCGGGGAATTCGTGGCATCATCAGGCTTGCATCGCATCGATTGGTCCATCCCGAAATTTGAGATAGGCTATTGGGTAGATTCTCGTTTTAGCGGTAAGGGCTACATCACCGAAGCAGTAGAAGGAATCAGCCGTTTCGCATTTGATGAACTTCAAGCCAAACGTGTGGAGATTCGCTGTGACTCCAACAACGCAAAAAGTCGCGGGGTTGCTGAAAGAGCAGGCTACACACTTGAGGGGATTTTGAAAAATAACGACCGCGATGTAAACGGAGAGCTGCGGGATACTTGTGTGTATGGAATGACGAGATAA
- a CDS encoding GNAT family N-acetyltransferase yields MLNHEMFHSFPVLENEKIILKPLEQYHSKDLYDINHPEIWSYMLSQVDALEDMQNWVEAAIELRKKNLALPFIVEMKGMNKVVGTTRLYEIDAKNRSCEIGSTWYGKDFQRSFVNSNCKYLLLEYCFEKLNFVRVQFKTDERNIRSQKAIERLGATKEGILRNEKILANGYIRNTVLYSITTEEWGRIKNDFKIRDARFQ; encoded by the coding sequence ATGTTGAATCATGAGATGTTTCACTCATTTCCGGTGTTGGAAAATGAAAAAATCATACTAAAACCATTGGAGCAATATCACTCGAAAGATCTTTATGACATTAACCATCCTGAGATATGGTCTTATATGCTAAGTCAAGTAGACGCCTTGGAAGATATGCAAAATTGGGTGGAGGCGGCAATAGAACTTCGCAAGAAAAACTTAGCTTTGCCTTTTATTGTAGAAATGAAAGGAATGAACAAAGTTGTTGGGACAACTCGTCTTTACGAGATTGATGCGAAGAATAGGTCATGTGAAATAGGCTCCACATGGTATGGAAAAGATTTTCAACGCTCCTTTGTTAACTCAAATTGTAAATACTTATTATTAGAGTATTGTTTTGAAAAATTGAATTTTGTTAGGGTGCAATTTAAAACAGATGAAAGAAATATTCGATCACAAAAAGCGATAGAAAGACTAGGTGCCACAAAAGAAGGAATTCTAAGGAACGAAAAAATACTAGCCAATGGTTATATCAGAAATACTGTCCTTTACTCCATTACCACAGAAGAATGGGGCAGGATTAAAAACGATTTTAAAATAAGGGATGCTCGCTTCCAATAA
- a CDS encoding DUF2294 domain-containing protein: MKKSKGSIESEISKAITQWEKDYLGRGSVSVKSDILRDMIIVNLHGVLTPAEYSVCETKDGMLTIKKTRAELVESGLENLKEIIFTITGEKVKSFHTDISSRTGERVMVFKLLHDYEKTII, from the coding sequence ATGAAAAAGTCGAAGGGTTCTATTGAGTCAGAAATAAGTAAGGCAATTACGCAGTGGGAAAAAGACTATCTTGGTCGGGGTTCTGTTTCTGTGAAGTCTGATATATTAAGGGATATGATCATTGTAAATTTACATGGCGTGTTAACACCAGCTGAGTACTCCGTTTGTGAGACAAAAGACGGAATGTTAACGATAAAGAAAACTCGTGCGGAGCTAGTAGAGTCCGGCTTGGAAAATCTTAAAGAGATAATTTTTACCATCACAGGAGAAAAAGTAAAAAGTTTTCATACGGATATAAGTTCTCGTACAGGAGAACGAGTGATGGTATTTAAATTACTTCATGATTACGAGAAAACGATAATCTAA
- a CDS encoding helix-turn-helix domain-containing protein, whose protein sequence is MQKKKYNISVEATLEVIGGKWKCVILCHLTHGKLRTSELKRLMPNITQKMLTQQLRELEEDGVINRIVHNQIPPKVEYELSEYGQSLKGILDSLCAWGENHLTKVYGDKFSVLSDSVLNDQLK, encoded by the coding sequence ATGCAAAAAAAGAAGTACAATATTTCTGTTGAAGCGACATTAGAAGTCATCGGTGGAAAGTGGAAATGTGTGATACTTTGCCATCTAACTCACGGTAAATTACGAACAAGCGAATTAAAGCGCCTGATGCCAAATATCACACAAAAAATGCTCACCCAGCAGCTGCGCGAGCTAGAAGAAGATGGTGTTATCAATCGAATTGTGCATAATCAAATTCCGCCAAAAGTAGAATACGAGCTCAGTGAATATGGACAAAGCTTAAAAGGAATCCTGGATTCACTATGTGCCTGGGGTGAAAATCATTTAACGAAAGTATATGGAGATAAATTCTCTGTTTTATCAGATAGCGTGTTGAATGATCAGCTAAAGTAA
- the rlmD gene encoding 23S rRNA (uracil(1939)-C(5))-methyltransferase RlmD — translation MTDLPVQKNESYNVTVQDLTHDGAGVAKINGFPIFVQNALPDEEVKIKVIKVKKGYGFGRLEEIYKPSPYRVDAPCPIYKQCGGCQLQHLSYEGQLVAKQKQVKDVLERIGHLKDVPVHPVLGMDHNPWRYRNKAQVPIGEHEGGLIAGFYQQRSHEIIDMKECIIQQEINDRVVQTVREICDKHGVRAYNEKTHKGVLRHVMARYGLVTGEVMIVLITRTPDIPNRKLIVEEITAALPEVKSVVQNVNTKKTNVIFGDETRVLWGNEYIYDFIGDIKFAISARSFYQVNPEQTKVLYEKALEYADLTGEESVIDAYCGIGTISLFLAQKARKVFGVEIVPEAIEDAKRNAELNGITNAEFAVGEAEVVIPKWYKEGNTADVLVVDPPRKGCDDALLQTILEMKPKRVVYVSCNPATLARDLRVLEDGGYKTVEVQPVDMFPQTTHVECVAHLIIK, via the coding sequence ATGACAGATCTACCTGTTCAAAAAAATGAATCTTACAATGTCACCGTCCAAGACCTGACCCACGACGGTGCCGGCGTAGCAAAAATAAACGGTTTTCCGATTTTCGTCCAAAATGCCCTGCCTGATGAGGAAGTAAAAATTAAAGTCATCAAGGTGAAAAAAGGGTACGGATTTGGGCGGCTTGAAGAGATCTATAAGCCAAGCCCTTACCGAGTCGACGCACCCTGCCCAATCTACAAGCAATGCGGCGGCTGCCAGCTTCAGCACTTAAGCTATGAAGGCCAGCTCGTTGCCAAGCAAAAGCAGGTCAAGGATGTGCTTGAGCGCATCGGGCATCTAAAAGACGTGCCGGTTCACCCGGTACTCGGCATGGACCACAATCCTTGGCGCTACCGCAACAAGGCCCAGGTTCCAATCGGCGAACACGAAGGCGGCCTCATTGCCGGCTTTTATCAGCAGCGCAGCCACGAAATCATCGACATGAAGGAATGCATCATCCAGCAGGAAATCAATGATCGTGTTGTCCAGACTGTTCGTGAAATCTGCGACAAGCATGGCGTTCGTGCCTATAATGAAAAAACACATAAAGGTGTGCTCAGGCATGTGATGGCACGTTACGGACTTGTTACTGGGGAAGTGATGATTGTGCTCATCACGAGGACTCCTGATATTCCAAACCGCAAGCTAATTGTGGAAGAAATCACCGCGGCACTTCCGGAAGTGAAGTCAGTTGTGCAAAACGTGAATACGAAGAAAACAAACGTCATTTTTGGTGACGAGACCCGCGTGCTATGGGGCAACGAGTACATCTACGACTTCATCGGCGACATTAAGTTCGCAATTTCAGCACGCTCTTTTTATCAGGTGAATCCAGAGCAAACGAAGGTACTGTATGAAAAAGCCTTGGAATATGCTGATTTGACCGGCGAAGAGAGTGTCATAGACGCCTATTGTGGCATCGGAACGATTTCTCTGTTCCTGGCTCAAAAAGCTCGAAAGGTGTTCGGAGTCGAAATCGTCCCAGAAGCGATTGAAGATGCCAAGCGTAATGCAGAGCTGAACGGAATTACCAATGCGGAATTTGCCGTTGGCGAAGCAGAAGTTGTGATTCCGAAGTGGTATAAGGAAGGAAACACAGCAGACGTGCTAGTGGTGGACCCACCGCGTAAAGGCTGTGACGACGCATTGCTTCAAACGATTCTTGAAATGAAGCCAAAGCGTGTGGTGTATGTATCTTGTAACCCGGCGACACTTGCCCGTGACCTACGAGTGCTAGAAGACGGGGGATATAAGACTGTAGAAGTACAGCCGGTGGATATGTTTCCGCAGACAACTCATGTGGAGTGTGTGGCGCACTTAATCATAAAATAA
- a CDS encoding DUF4440 domain-containing protein — translation MEANLKEHLKELEESHTGLKVRRSREKLAEILADEFFEIGSSGYMFDRKECLETGVVLTEMTLHNYEIYPLAPDVVLSTYFIVDKTRNRNTLRSSIWKHINGRWQLYFHQGTISPLQLSEVLKEFKE, via the coding sequence ATGGAAGCTAATTTAAAGGAACATTTAAAAGAATTAGAAGAAAGTCACACAGGCTTAAAAGTGCGCAGAAGTCGTGAAAAGCTAGCGGAGATTCTTGCAGACGAGTTCTTTGAAATTGGCAGTTCAGGGTATATGTTTGATAGAAAAGAATGCCTTGAAACTGGAGTCGTGTTGACGGAAATGACACTACATAACTATGAAATTTATCCATTAGCACCGGATGTCGTTTTATCTACCTATTTTATTGTAGATAAAACCAGGAATCGCAACACGTTACGAAGTTCTATATGGAAACATATTAATGGCAGATGGCAATTATATTTTCACCAGGGCACCATATCGCCTCTGCAATTAAGCGAAGTTCTTAAAGAATTTAAGGAATAG
- a CDS encoding MFS transporter produces the protein MALSKKQSTLALLALAVSAFAIGTTEFISVGLLPLIADDLNIPVTTAGLTVSLYALGVTFGAPILTSLTSNMARKTLLLWIMVVFIIGNTIAAFSTTIGVLLVARIIAAFSHGVFMSIGSTIAADLVPENRRASAISIMFTGLTVATVTGVPFGTFIGQQFGWRTAFLAIVIIGVIALIANSILVPANLRKGAKTTFGDQLKLVTNGRLLLLFIITALGYGGTFVVFTFISPLLQNITGFKEGTVAVILLAYGITIAIGNMIGGKLSNENPIRALFYMFIVQAVVLFVLMFTAPFKIYGLITILLMGLLAFMNVPGLQVYVVMLAERFVPSAVDVASAINIAAFNAGIAIGSYLGGIITDSIGLIHTTWIGAIMVLMASVLAGVSSALERKDQRVDGGANTLSA, from the coding sequence ATGGCTTTGAGTAAAAAGCAAAGCACCCTAGCATTGCTAGCATTAGCAGTAAGTGCTTTTGCCATTGGAACAACTGAATTTATCAGTGTCGGGTTGCTTCCTCTTATTGCTGATGATTTGAATATACCAGTTACAACAGCGGGATTAACTGTTTCTTTATATGCTTTAGGAGTAACGTTTGGAGCTCCTATTTTAACTTCTTTAACATCAAATATGGCTCGCAAGACATTATTACTATGGATCATGGTTGTCTTTATCATTGGTAATACTATTGCTGCCTTTTCTACGACCATAGGGGTATTGCTCGTAGCACGAATAATTGCAGCATTTTCCCATGGTGTGTTCATGTCCATTGGATCCACAATCGCTGCCGATTTGGTTCCGGAAAATCGCAGAGCTAGTGCCATATCCATTATGTTTACAGGTCTAACTGTAGCTACCGTAACAGGTGTTCCATTTGGAACCTTTATTGGCCAGCAATTTGGGTGGAGAACAGCCTTTCTTGCCATCGTTATCATTGGTGTCATCGCCTTGATTGCCAATAGCATCCTTGTTCCAGCTAATCTACGAAAAGGAGCAAAAACGACCTTTGGAGATCAACTTAAGCTTGTAACAAATGGTCGACTATTGCTTTTATTTATCATTACAGCCTTAGGATATGGCGGAACTTTTGTCGTGTTTACCTTCATATCACCACTTCTACAGAACATTACTGGATTTAAAGAGGGAACGGTGGCTGTCATTTTATTAGCTTATGGAATAACGATTGCAATTGGAAATATGATTGGAGGTAAGTTATCCAACGAAAATCCCATTCGCGCCTTGTTCTATATGTTTATAGTCCAGGCAGTCGTCTTATTTGTATTGATGTTTACCGCACCATTTAAAATCTATGGACTAATCACCATTCTTTTAATGGGTTTATTAGCATTTATGAATGTGCCGGGCTTACAGGTATATGTTGTAATGCTAGCCGAGCGCTTTGTTCCTAGTGCAGTTGATGTGGCATCGGCAATAAATATTGCTGCATTTAATGCCGGAATTGCCATCGGCTCATATTTAGGTGGCATCATTACCGACTCAATAGGGCTTATCCATACTACCTGGATCGGGGCAATTATGGTATTGATGGCTTCCGTCTTAGCTGGAGTAAGCAGCGCTTTGGAACGTAAAGATCAGAGAGTAGATGGTGGGGCAAATACTTTGAGTGCATAA
- a CDS encoding bifunctional 2-polyprenyl-6-hydroxyphenol methylase/3-demethylubiquinol 3-O-methyltransferase UbiG: protein MEFRGASAYDQQDFFEQFSKRRARSDSPNNAIEGPIMDELIGNVERQHILDLGCGDAVFGKELLGRGVASYTGVEGSAQMAAAAKRHLTEENGNIHHETMESYYYPPGTFDLVTSRLAIHYLADVDVLFQQIYQTLKAEGKFVFSVQHPLTTSCFASKKTGDKRGNWLVDDYFLEGERKEPWMEQTVVKYHRTTEHYFSALTKAGFSVQALREGTPERKHFSSDEEYLRRLRIPVVLVFCCCKN from the coding sequence ATGGAATTTAGGGGAGCAAGTGCATATGATCAGCAGGATTTTTTTGAGCAATTTTCAAAAAGAAGAGCGCGATCGGATAGTCCTAACAACGCGATTGAAGGGCCAATTATGGATGAGCTTATTGGCAATGTGGAACGCCAGCACATTTTAGATCTTGGCTGTGGGGATGCTGTTTTTGGCAAGGAATTGCTTGGACGAGGGGTCGCTTCCTACACAGGTGTCGAGGGATCTGCCCAAATGGCTGCAGCCGCAAAACGTCATTTGACAGAGGAAAACGGCAATATTCATCACGAAACAATGGAATCGTACTACTATCCACCTGGCACCTTTGACCTTGTTACCTCTCGATTGGCTATACATTATCTAGCGGATGTGGACGTATTGTTTCAGCAAATTTACCAAACGCTTAAGGCTGAGGGAAAGTTTGTGTTTAGCGTTCAGCATCCTCTTACTACCTCTTGCTTCGCTAGTAAAAAAACAGGTGACAAGCGCGGAAACTGGTTGGTGGATGACTACTTTCTTGAAGGCGAAAGAAAAGAACCCTGGATGGAACAAACGGTTGTCAAATATCACCGTACCACCGAGCATTATTTTTCCGCACTCACTAAGGCCGGATTTTCGGTACAAGCTTTGCGCGAGGGGACGCCTGAAAGGAAGCATTTTTCCAGTGATGAGGAGTATCTTAGAAGGCTACGAATTCCTGTCGTGTTGGTGTTTTGTTGTTGTAAGAATTAA
- a CDS encoding flavodoxin family protein: protein MSIAVIYGGTREKSNTEILTKHAIEGVEVEEIYLRNYSILPIIDMRHDEQGFQDRGDDYNAVIERVLQHDTIIFATPIYWYSMSGAMKNFVDRWSHSMRDAAFPDFKATMANKEAYVIAVGGDKPYIKGLPMIEQFKYIFEFMSMEFKGYIIGAANQPGDIYEDKAAMFQAEQLRGDLIG, encoded by the coding sequence ATGTCTATTGCCGTTATTTATGGAGGCACACGTGAAAAAAGCAATACCGAAATTCTAACAAAGCATGCGATTGAAGGAGTGGAAGTCGAGGAGATCTATCTTCGCAACTATTCCATTTTGCCGATTATTGATATGCGTCATGATGAGCAGGGCTTTCAGGATAGAGGAGATGATTACAATGCGGTCATTGAGCGGGTGCTACAGCACGATACGATTATCTTTGCCACGCCAATTTATTGGTACAGCATGTCAGGCGCGATGAAAAACTTTGTGGATCGCTGGTCCCATTCGATGAGGGATGCGGCTTTCCCAGATTTTAAGGCAACCATGGCTAACAAAGAAGCATACGTGATTGCTGTCGGAGGCGACAAGCCTTATATCAAAGGACTTCCGATGATTGAGCAATTCAAGTACATCTTTGAATTCATGAGCATGGAGTTCAAGGGATACATTATTGGTGCTGCAAATCAACCGGGAGATATTTACGAGGATAAAGCGGCGATGTTTCAGGCGGAACAGCTGCGCGGAGATTTGATTGGGTAA
- a CDS encoding SAM-dependent methyltransferase, whose product MNIKQKDIKLVIGAGEYNNNPGWLHTQEEELNLLDEKTWQNRFEENSIAAILAEHVWEHLSYEEGLAAATICKKYLTPGGYIRCAVPDGYFPDETYQHIVKVGGPGDPDHPAASHKIVHNYKTLTTLFEDAGYEVKLLEYCDDYGEFHQNDWDGAEGVIFRSKKYDPRNQGEKLASPSLILDAYKNESM is encoded by the coding sequence ATGAACATCAAGCAAAAAGATATCAAGCTAGTAATCGGAGCAGGAGAGTATAACAATAACCCAGGCTGGCTCCACACACAGGAAGAAGAATTGAACTTACTTGACGAAAAGACGTGGCAAAACAGATTTGAGGAGAATTCCATCGCAGCTATCTTGGCAGAACATGTTTGGGAGCATCTTTCCTACGAAGAGGGGCTTGCAGCGGCAACCATATGTAAAAAATATCTTACACCAGGTGGCTACATTCGTTGTGCCGTCCCGGATGGTTATTTTCCTGACGAGACCTACCAACACATTGTAAAAGTAGGTGGACCTGGTGATCCCGATCATCCAGCTGCCAGTCATAAAATTGTGCACAACTATAAAACACTCACAACATTGTTTGAAGATGCAGGGTACGAGGTGAAGCTGCTTGAATACTGCGATGATTATGGTGAGTTTCACCAGAACGACTGGGATGGAGCGGAAGGTGTTATTTTTCGCTCGAAAAAATATGATCCTAGAAACCAAGGAGAGAAGCTAGCGAGTCCTTCGTTGATTTTGGATGCTTATAAGAATGAAAGTATGTGA
- a CDS encoding transcription initiation factor TFIIIB codes for MKATECPKCGAKELGIGIHSGYGVMLPKNKMSLGSDIEYTICTQCGFIIEGYVKKPEKFKDTRY; via the coding sequence ATGAAAGCAACAGAATGTCCAAAATGCGGAGCGAAGGAACTGGGAATAGGAATTCATTCAGGGTATGGTGTGATGTTACCGAAAAACAAAATGAGTTTAGGTTCTGATATTGAGTACACGATTTGCACCCAATGTGGGTTCATTATCGAAGGGTATGTGAAAAAGCCAGAGAAATTTAAAGATACACGTTATTAA
- a CDS encoding DUF6671 family protein produces the protein MNEKEVIFSFFGQRTGLLATMHHKEKVISPILEEMLGIKVQVPMNFDTDQFGTFTLEIERKGNQLEATKYKAERALHLSGETLAISSEGVFGPHPSVPWIPFNREIVFLMDKENKFEIFGEAITTETNYKQTQIKNYQEAYEFCEAVGFPDHAIIIRRKNELIKGIHSKDKLEEALEYMLKKCSTDEICMETDMRALYNPTRMKNIKAATNNLIRKIYHVCSSCSYPGYEVVERKKGLLCSHCGLKTEQIKSDIYKCKNCGVSEEKFYPNGNKFANPSNCPFCNP, from the coding sequence ATGAACGAAAAAGAGGTTATTTTTTCCTTTTTTGGTCAAAGAACCGGTTTGTTGGCTACGATGCATCATAAAGAAAAGGTCATCTCCCCCATTTTAGAGGAAATGCTTGGCATAAAAGTACAGGTTCCAATGAATTTTGATACCGATCAATTTGGAACATTTACTCTCGAGATTGAAAGAAAGGGAAATCAATTAGAGGCTACTAAATACAAAGCGGAACGTGCCTTGCATTTGTCAGGAGAGACACTTGCTATATCTAGTGAAGGCGTTTTTGGTCCGCACCCTTCAGTACCTTGGATTCCTTTTAATCGTGAGATCGTGTTCTTGATGGATAAAGAAAATAAATTTGAAATTTTTGGTGAAGCCATCACAACCGAAACAAATTATAAACAAACGCAAATAAAAAATTATCAAGAAGCTTACGAGTTTTGTGAAGCAGTTGGATTCCCTGATCATGCCATAATCATAAGAAGAAAAAACGAACTAATAAAAGGGATACATTCAAAGGACAAATTAGAAGAAGCATTGGAATATATGCTGAAAAAATGTAGTACAGATGAAATTTGCATGGAAACAGATATGCGTGCATTATACAATCCAACAAGAATGAAAAATATAAAGGCCGCTACTAATAATTTGATAAGAAAGATTTATCATGTCTGCTCTAGCTGCTCTTACCCTGGCTATGAAGTGGTGGAAAGGAAAAAGGGGCTATTATGTAGTCACTGTGGATTAAAAACAGAACAAATAAAATCAGATATTTATAAGTGTAAGAATTGCGGAGTGTCTGAAGAAAAGTTCTATCCTAACGGTAATAAGTTTGCTAATCCATCCAATTGTCCTTTCTGTAACCCATAA
- a CDS encoding VOC family protein has translation MIKLKDFHHISLSVTDIDACRHFYGTVLGFPEIERPNFDFPGAWYQVGSAQLHLIENKEAMTLRHSEKLDSRDGHFAIRVKDYHETLAYLKKQGVEVLDKRTGKSGFAQIFCMDPSHNLIEFNVEQSDLG, from the coding sequence ATGATAAAGCTCAAAGACTTCCATCACATCAGCCTATCCGTCACCGATATCGATGCATGCCGCCATTTCTATGGTACGGTACTTGGATTCCCAGAAATCGAGCGGCCGAATTTTGATTTTCCCGGTGCGTGGTATCAGGTTGGAAGTGCTCAGCTTCATCTGATTGAAAATAAAGAGGCCATGACACTTCGACATAGCGAAAAGTTAGACAGCAGGGATGGCCATTTTGCCATTCGTGTGAAGGATTATCATGAAACGCTCGCCTATTTGAAAAAACAAGGTGTGGAAGTACTGGACAAGCGCACCGGAAAGAGCGGCTTTGCGCAGATTTTCTGCATGGATCCTTCTCACAATCTGATTGAATTTAATGTAGAACAGAGTGACTTAGGGTAG
- a CDS encoding nuclear transport factor 2 family protein, with product MKSIENVIQDYFKAWNEGFVSKNGDSIRSFMSREFVGYWAHSKISQPDPYYYSYDLNSVLEQMNDAEKSFEIYSITERNAATEKIVVGRETNVISGQPFSAQCMVIWRKEGDQWKLLREYIELER from the coding sequence ATGAAAAGCATTGAAAATGTGATCCAGGATTACTTTAAAGCTTGGAATGAAGGATTTGTGAGCAAAAATGGAGACAGTATTCGGAGTTTTATGTCGCGAGAGTTTGTTGGATACTGGGCTCACTCCAAAATCTCGCAGCCCGACCCCTACTATTACTCCTATGACCTTAATAGTGTACTAGAACAAATGAATGATGCCGAGAAATCCTTTGAAATCTACTCCATCACTGAAAGAAACGCTGCTACCGAAAAAATTGTAGTAGGAAGAGAGACTAATGTTATTAGCGGGCAGCCTTTTTCTGCACAGTGTATGGTTATTTGGCGAAAAGAAGGAGATCAGTGGAAGCTGCTGAGGGAATATATTGAGCTAGAGCGGTAA
- a CDS encoding sodium-dependent bicarbonate transport family permease encodes MSEIIVQNLLSPVVLFFVLGIIAAMFKSDLKFPAGLSEGLSIYLLIAIGIKGGIELSNYSIESVWAPILGALFLGAVIPIITLFILKLIKMDLKNSIGLAATYGSVSIVTYGAAIAFLNKSGTSYESFMNAIVVLMESPAILVSFLLLRILESNKDLPIYSTQSMGIIPSSTTFLDKEVLRESIFGKSILLLMGSLFIGWILGEQALPMVKPLFIDLYSSVLILFLLNMGLLVGKRLPEVKQHGLPLLIFGVTTPLLFGSLGVLVGNFVGLSLGGVTLMGVLAGSASYIAAPAALKTSVPEANPSIYLGLSLGVTFPFNLIIGIPVYFEMAKWIQ; translated from the coding sequence ATGAGCGAAATAATAGTTCAAAATTTATTATCACCAGTTGTATTGTTTTTCGTTTTAGGGATAATTGCTGCAATGTTTAAATCTGATTTGAAATTTCCGGCTGGTTTAAGTGAAGGGTTAAGCATTTATTTATTAATTGCGATCGGGATTAAAGGAGGAATTGAACTTTCAAATTATTCGATTGAATCTGTTTGGGCGCCTATCCTTGGGGCATTATTTTTAGGAGCAGTCATTCCAATCATTACTTTGTTTATCTTGAAACTGATAAAGATGGATTTGAAAAACTCCATTGGATTAGCAGCCACCTATGGCTCTGTTAGTATTGTTACTTATGGAGCTGCCATTGCCTTTCTAAATAAGAGTGGGACATCTTATGAAAGTTTCATGAATGCAATAGTAGTATTAATGGAAAGCCCAGCAATATTAGTTTCCTTTCTGTTATTAAGAATATTAGAAAGTAATAAAGATTTACCGATATATTCCACCCAAAGTATGGGGATTATCCCTTCATCCACTACATTCCTAGATAAAGAAGTGCTGAGGGAAAGTATTTTTGGAAAAAGTATCTTGCTTCTCATGGGTAGTTTGTTCATAGGGTGGATCCTTGGTGAACAGGCCCTTCCAATGGTTAAACCTTTATTTATCGACTTATACAGCAGTGTTTTAATTCTGTTCCTCTTAAATATGGGATTACTAGTAGGGAAACGACTACCTGAGGTAAAACAACACGGACTTCCCTTGCTGATTTTTGGTGTAACTACTCCACTATTGTTTGGTAGCTTAGGGGTTCTAGTAGGTAATTTCGTAGGCTTATCTTTAGGCGGAGTTACATTAATGGGAGTATTAGCTGGGAGTGCGTCGTACATTGCTGCACCAGCAGCACTTAAAACTTCTGTACCAGAAGCAAATCCCTCCATCTATTTGGGCTTATCTTTAGGCGTTACTTTTCCATTCAACTTAATTATAGGAATACCTGTCTATTTTGAAATGGCAAAATGGATACAATAA